One segment of Mycolicibacterium neworleansense DNA contains the following:
- a CDS encoding tetratricopeptide repeat protein: MPSRKPSSPVLDTSEDDASSSDALELAEQAEAEAAEAEAVAAAARARARAIRLRNQVAADNDAEAAAPDEAADAGEDVETEAVEAEPLDEAAPEAEAEAVEGKSTRRLPRVRVSRLFWKVLASCLTLIVIAGLLGFSGWMIWQHRQAEHRQQLAAEYTAAARQTVVTLMSLDFNHAQDAVKNILDNSTGEFREDFEAQSKDFVKLAQDAKVVTEASVTGAAVDTMSDTDAVVLVSVNTKVTNTTGANKQPRPWRVAVDMVREGDQIKLSKVEFVP, encoded by the coding sequence ATGCCGTCCCGCAAGCCTTCGTCGCCGGTACTCGATACTAGCGAAGATGACGCGTCGTCGAGCGACGCACTGGAGTTGGCCGAACAGGCCGAAGCCGAGGCCGCAGAAGCCGAGGCCGTGGCCGCCGCTGCGCGTGCCAGGGCGCGGGCCATCCGGCTGCGTAACCAGGTTGCCGCCGACAACGACGCCGAAGCGGCCGCCCCCGACGAAGCGGCTGATGCCGGCGAAGACGTCGAAACAGAGGCTGTCGAGGCCGAGCCGCTCGACGAAGCTGCACCGGAAGCCGAAGCGGAGGCCGTCGAGGGGAAGTCCACGCGCCGGTTGCCCCGGGTCCGGGTATCTCGCCTGTTCTGGAAGGTGCTGGCCAGCTGCCTGACGCTCATCGTCATTGCCGGACTGCTCGGGTTCAGCGGTTGGATGATCTGGCAGCACCGGCAGGCCGAGCATCGCCAGCAGCTGGCGGCCGAGTACACCGCCGCCGCCCGCCAGACCGTCGTGACGCTGATGTCCCTGGACTTCAATCATGCCCAGGACGCCGTCAAGAACATCCTCGACAACTCGACTGGCGAGTTCCGCGAGGATTTCGAGGCTCAGTCGAAGGACTTCGTCAAGCTGGCCCAGGACGCGAAGGTGGTGACCGAGGCCAGCGTGACCGGCGCAGCCGTGGACACCATGAGCGACACCGACGCCGTCGTCCTGGTTTCGGTGAACACCAAGGTCACCAACACCACCGGGGCCAACAAGCAACCACGGCCGTGGCGGGTGGCCGTTGACATGGTCCGCGAAGGTGACCAGATCAAGCTGTCGAAAGTCGAGTTCGTGCCGTGA
- a CDS encoding twin-arginine translocation pathway signal, protein MKETEKSDTESTDTETSVEKTDTETSVEKTDTETSVEKTDTETAVDEAGDPDGDSDAAEEPTGWQQKLKRLWFPLALVVALIASAALAGWLYFAQFRVDQQTGPAASATVLKAANDGTVALLSYAPDSLDRDFSAAKSHLTGDFLSYYTQFTQEIVAPAAKQKAVRTSAAVVRSAVSEIHPDSAVVLVFVNQATTSSENPNGSFAASAVKVGMSKIDGNWLISSFDPV, encoded by the coding sequence ATCAAAGAGACCGAGAAATCTGACACCGAGTCGACCGACACCGAGACGTCAGTCGAGAAGACCGACACCGAGACGTCAGTCGAGAAGACCGACACCGAGACGTCAGTCGAGAAGACCGACACCGAGACGGCAGTCGACGAGGCCGGTGATCCCGATGGCGACAGCGACGCGGCCGAGGAGCCGACCGGGTGGCAACAGAAGCTGAAGCGGCTCTGGTTCCCGCTGGCGCTTGTGGTGGCGCTGATTGCCTCGGCCGCTCTGGCCGGATGGCTCTACTTCGCGCAGTTCCGCGTCGACCAGCAGACCGGCCCGGCCGCGTCGGCGACGGTCCTCAAGGCTGCCAACGATGGCACGGTGGCGCTGCTGAGCTACGCCCCGGACAGCCTCGACCGGGATTTCTCCGCCGCCAAGTCACACCTGACCGGAGATTTCCTGTCGTACTACACCCAGTTCACTCAGGAGATCGTCGCCCCAGCCGCCAAGCAGAAGGCGGTCAGGACCTCCGCAGCCGTGGTGCGCTCTGCGGTGTCGGAAATCCACCCCGATTCCGCGGTGGTCCTGGTGTTCGTCAACCAGGCCACGACCAGTTCCGAGAACCCCAACGGGAGTTTCGCGGCCAGCGCGGTCAAGGTCGGGATGAGCAAGATCGACGGCAACTGGCTGATCTCGTCGTTCGACCCGGTGTAG
- a CDS encoding AfsR/SARP family transcriptional regulator — protein MSKQFTLNLLGEFAVYRDMEPLVLPPSCRRLVALAAVKRRELHRSWVCDLLWPGSPPQKAVSSLRSALWRLRPLGADSLLVVRHQYVSLAPEVKVDWHDALALHEARTVTEGRPVPAPAQPVLHRLMRSGDLLEGWPDPWCVAERDRYRAIRRSVLATPEDAAPRQVTHYAAPGAPHLTGCGGRHQSDNAGCLP, from the coding sequence GTGTCCAAGCAATTCACGCTGAACCTCCTCGGAGAGTTCGCGGTATACCGAGACATGGAACCGTTGGTGCTGCCGCCTTCGTGTCGCCGGCTGGTGGCGTTGGCCGCGGTGAAGCGCCGCGAGCTGCACCGCAGCTGGGTGTGCGACTTGCTGTGGCCGGGCAGCCCGCCGCAGAAGGCGGTCTCCTCACTGCGTTCCGCGCTGTGGCGGTTGCGCCCGCTGGGTGCCGACTCCTTGCTCGTGGTGCGACACCAATACGTCAGCCTGGCTCCCGAGGTGAAGGTCGACTGGCACGACGCGCTGGCACTGCACGAAGCCAGGACGGTGACCGAAGGGCGACCGGTGCCTGCGCCGGCCCAACCCGTCCTGCACCGGCTGATGCGCAGCGGAGATCTCCTCGAAGGCTGGCCCGATCCCTGGTGCGTGGCCGAGCGCGACCGTTACCGCGCCATCCGGCGGTCCGTCCTGGCCACACCCGAGGACGCCGCACCGAGGCAGGTAACGCACTACGCGGCTCCGGGCGCACCGCACCTCACCGGCTGCGGGGGCCGTCACCAGAGCGACAATGCGGGGTGCCTGCCATGA
- a CDS encoding low temperature requirement protein A: MTGRDPHEPHRVATPLELLFDLTFVIAFGVAASQFAHLMAEGHVSAGLVGFGFAAFAIWWAWMNFTWFASAYDTDDWIYRVMTMLQMVGVIVLALGLPPMFASVDHGGHVDNAVMVAGYVVMRIALVGQWLRAAAQDPPRRSACLTYATVVVIAQIGWAVQIFVQTSVTVFFLTALVLVVVEISGPVLAERRMGGTPWHAHHVAERYGLLAIIALGEGVVGTVASLTAAVGEHGWSTDAILLVAAGIGLTFGMWWVYFLIPAGDLLHAHRTLSFWYGYLHLAVFGSIVATGAGLHVAAYYVEGHSHLSSIGTVLAVAIPVGIYLVAMFVIYSFLVAEVDLFHALLLVLASAALVTAVALAAHGTSMAICLLIVTAAPVAVVVGFEAFGHRHAAAIVDQRVGIQRPG, encoded by the coding sequence ATGACCGGTCGTGACCCGCACGAGCCACACCGGGTGGCGACACCCCTGGAACTGCTGTTCGACCTGACTTTCGTGATCGCGTTCGGGGTGGCGGCCTCGCAATTCGCGCATCTGATGGCCGAAGGCCATGTGTCGGCCGGGCTGGTGGGCTTCGGGTTCGCCGCGTTTGCGATCTGGTGGGCGTGGATGAACTTCACCTGGTTCGCGTCCGCCTACGACACCGATGACTGGATCTACCGGGTCATGACGATGCTGCAGATGGTGGGCGTCATCGTCCTGGCACTCGGCCTGCCCCCGATGTTCGCGTCGGTCGATCACGGCGGCCACGTCGACAACGCCGTTATGGTGGCCGGGTACGTGGTGATGCGGATCGCGTTGGTGGGGCAGTGGTTACGAGCCGCGGCCCAGGATCCGCCGCGTCGGTCGGCGTGCCTGACGTACGCGACCGTGGTCGTGATCGCCCAGATCGGGTGGGCGGTGCAGATCTTCGTCCAGACCTCGGTGACGGTCTTCTTCCTCACCGCACTGGTGCTGGTTGTCGTGGAGATCAGCGGACCGGTCCTGGCCGAACGGCGGATGGGCGGCACCCCGTGGCACGCCCATCACGTCGCCGAGCGCTACGGACTGCTCGCGATCATCGCACTGGGCGAAGGTGTGGTCGGTACGGTCGCTTCGCTGACGGCGGCCGTGGGTGAGCACGGGTGGTCCACCGACGCGATCCTGCTCGTGGCCGCCGGCATCGGGCTGACCTTCGGGATGTGGTGGGTGTACTTTCTGATCCCGGCAGGCGACTTGCTCCATGCTCACCGCACCCTCTCGTTCTGGTACGGATATCTGCACCTGGCGGTGTTCGGGTCGATCGTGGCCACCGGCGCCGGACTGCACGTGGCGGCCTACTACGTCGAGGGTCACTCGCACTTGAGTTCTATCGGCACCGTGCTGGCAGTGGCGATACCGGTGGGCATCTATCTGGTGGCGATGTTCGTCATCTACTCATTCCTGGTGGCCGAGGTCGATCTCTTCCATGCGCTGTTGCTGGTGCTGGCCTCGGCGGCGCTGGTGACCGCAGTGGCCCTGGCCGCACATGGCACGTCGATGGCGATATGCCTGCTGATCGTCACCGCGGCGCCCGTGGCGGTCGTCGTCGGCTTCGAGGCGTTCGGGCACCGGCACGCCGCGGCGATCGTCGACCAGCGCGTGGGCATTCAGCGACCGGGGTGA